The Sylvia atricapilla isolate bSylAtr1 unplaced genomic scaffold, bSylAtr1.pri scaffold_95_arrow_ctg1, whole genome shotgun sequence genome contains a region encoding:
- the CAMTA2 gene encoding calmodulin-binding transcription activator 2 isoform X2: MTSKDPPEVSERSHLKVFLPRKLVECLPKCPVLPKEQLRWNTNEEIASYLITFEKHDEWLSCSPKTRPQNGSVILYNRKKVKYRKDGYCWKKRKDGKTTREDHMKLKVQGVECLYGCYVHSSIVPTFHRRCYWLLQNPDIVLVHYLNVPAMEECGCPCAPQLCSPPLCAGAPPICAATADPREWLKWSQEELVAQLRPMFHGVKWGCGNGGAPPGLSLEQLVQHVLERHQARPPPRTHACLCARGLGTSRHKCGSTKHRIISPKVERGGAPGDPPKPAPSSPDTTQPSPGLGGGTVPPEGPRGAPPFPPAAGLPLLVVASLGGGAAPGGPEQPLGLTPSQHLVTPEGTCPTAPPPPAAFDPDCFLNSPRRGQTYGCEAEAPPGAPPPPSAAPSKLEEEEGEEEEEGKQGTVPQEPLCELSAAPLPQPPFPLPFPELLVGDTGVPPSPQEPPHTPHLPSSPTSPPSDPPVTITDFSPEWSYPEGGVKVLITGPWGDPGAYSCLFDRTSVPAALVQPGVLRCYCPPHEAGVAALRVACPPRLLSAAAPFEYRARGVARGPAGAQLDWLALDEAQFRLSILERLEQLETRLGAMPTPAPLLPPRGAPSETPPEQGPGSSFEARVVAICEAMMAQPGWLGTSLGTSRTSMLVHGVTFRGMTLLHLAAAQGYASLVEALRRWRALAVDSLELEQEIDPLNVDHFSCTPLMWACALGHREAAERLCRWDRRALAVPDTLGRLPLALARARGHLALVTRLEELQVSPVSPRCHLPGLRIPSPLSASPDTGLSTASSLSSPSGLSEGPGSVPLLPGPPGPSEDESWGVAVPPSPPEDALAPPSDTLQAEVVTLARQIIEATPERIKQEAPGGPPGVLGAAGGTLGTTGTPGPAGPAGLGAAMAWLATYLESVDRPSAPPHRAEVASRGSLGVPEQPAPPSAAGWAEFLNASGGARGDGGAVALLTLSDQEQHELYEAARLVQGAFRKYRGRRLKEQQELAAAVIQRCYRKYKQFALFQRMTQAAILIQSKFRSYAEQKRFQRRRRAAVLIQQRFRSLRQHRSTFLTLTQDQAARKIMRFLRRCRHRMEELKQNKEVDSLQTRGLAS, translated from the exons ATGACCAGCAAGGACCCCCCCGAGGTCTCTG AGAGGAGCCACCTGAAGGTTTTCCTGCCCCGGAAGCTGGTGGAATGTTTGCCCAAATGTCCAGTCCTCCCCAAGGAGCAGCTGCGCTGGAACACCAACGAG GAAATTGCCTCGTACCTCATCACCTTTGAAAAACACGACGAGTGGCTCTCGTGCTCCCCAAAAACCAG GCCACAGAACGGGTCGGTGATCCTGTACAACCGGAAGAAGGTCAAGTACCGCAAGGACGGATATTGCTGGAAAAAACGCAAGGATGGGAAGACGACGCGCGAGGACCACATGAAGCTGAAGGTGCAAGGGGTGGAG TGCCTCTACGGCTGCTACGTCCACTCCTCCATCGTCCCCACCTTCCACCGCCGCTGCTACTGGCTGCTGCAG AACCCCGACATCGTCCTGGTTCACTACCTGAACGTGCCGGCCATGGAGGAGTGTGGCTGCCCCTGCgccccccagctctgcagccccccCCTGTGCGCCGGGGCCCCCCCGATCTGCGCCGCCACCGCCGACCCCCGCGAGTGGCTCAAGTGgtcccaggaggagctggtggcCCAGCTGCGCCCCATGT TCCACGGGGTGAAGTGGGGCTGTGGGAATGGGGGAGCcccccctgggctgtccctggagcagctggtgcAGCACGTCCTGGAGCGGCACCAGGCCCGGCCGCCCCCCCGGACCCACGCCTGCCTCTGCGCCAGGGGGCTGG GCACGTCCCGCCACAAGTGCGGCAGCACCAAACACCGCATCATCTCCCCCAAAGTGGAGCGGGGGGGCGCGCCGGGGGACCCCCCCAAACCCGCCCCCTCCTCCCCTGACACcacccagccctccccaggccTGGGGGGGGGCACCGTACCCCCCGAGGGGCCCCGAGGAGCCCCCCCGTTTCCTCCCGCGGCAGGGCTCCCGCTCCTGGTGGTGGCCAGTTTGGGTGggggggcagcgccggggggGCCCGAGCAGCCGCTGGGCCTGACGCCCAGCCAGCACCTGGTGACCCCCGAGGGGACCTGTCCCACTGCACCGCCGCCCCCGGCTGCCTTCGACCCCGACTGCTTCCTCAACAGCCCCCGCCGCGGGCAGACCTACGGCTGCGAGGCCGAGGCCCCCCCCGGTGCGCCCCCCCCGCCCTCGGCCGCTCCCTccaaactggaggaggaggagggggaggaggaagaggagggaaaacaggGCACAGTTCCCCAGGAGCCCCTCTGTGAACTCAGCGCCgcccccctgccccagccccctttccccctccccttccctgagctgctggtAGGGGACACGGGGGTCCCACCGAGCCCGCAGGAGCCCCCCCACACTCCCCACCTGCCCTCTTCCCCCACGAGCCCCCCCAGCGACCCCCCCGTGACCATCACCGATTTCTCACCAGAGTGGTCGTACCCTGAG ggtGGGGTGAAGGTGCTGATCACAGGTCCCTGGGGGGACCCCGGTGCCTACTCCTGTCTCTTCGACCGCACCTCGGTTCCGGCCGCGCTGGTCCAGCCGGGCGTCCTGCGCTGCTACTGCCCCC CCCACGAGGCCGGAGTGGCTGCCCTGCGTGTGGCCTGTCCTCCCCGGCTGCTCTCGGCCGCGGCGCCGTTCGAGTACCGGGCACGGGGGGTGGCGCGGGGCCCCGCCGGGGCACAGCTGGACTGGCTGGCACTGGATG AGGCCCAGTTCCGTCTGTCCATCCTGGAGcgcctggagcagctggagacaCGTCTGGGGGCCATGCCCACCCCTGCACCCCTTCTGCCCCCACGGGGAGCCCCCTCCGAGACTCCCCCCGAGCAG GGGCCAGGGTCATCCTTTGAGGCACGGGTGGTGGCCATCTGTGAGGCCATGATGGCACAGCCGGGCTGGCTGGGGACCTCGCTGGGGACATCGAGGACCTCGATGCTGGTGCACGGGGTGACGTTCCGTGGCATGACGCTGCTGCACCTGGCGGCCGCCCAGGGCTATGCCAGCCTGGTGGAGGCTCTTCGGCGCTGGCG ggcgCTGGCAGTtgacagcctggagctggagcaggagatcGACCCTCTCAACGTGGACCATTTCTCCTGCACCCCCCTG ATGTGGGCATGTGCCCTGGGGCACCGGGAGGCGGCGGAGCGGCTGTGCCGCTGGGACCGGCGGGCGCTGGCCGTCCCCGACACCCTGGGGCGGCTGCCGTTGGCCCTGGCACGTGCCCGTGGCCATCTGGCCCTGGTCACCCGCCTcgaggagctgcaggtgtcACCGGTGTCACCGCGGTGTCACCTGCCTGGCCTGCGCATCCCCTCCCCGCTCTCTGCCAGTCCCGACACAG ggctgagcacagccagcagcctgtCGTCCCCATCGGGGCTCTCGGAGGGTCCTGGCTCCGTCCCGCTGCTCCCTGGCCCCCCTGGCCCCTCTGAGGATGAGAGCTGGGGGGTGGCAGTGCCCCCCAGCCCCCCTGAGGATGCCCTGGCCCCGCCCTCTGACACCCTGCAG GCCGAGGTGGTGACGCTGGCGCGACAGATCATCGAGGCAACCCCTGAACGCATCAAGCAGGAGGCACCGGGGGGGCCACCGGGGGtactgggagcagcaggggggACCCTGGGGACAACGGGGACACCGGGGCCGGCTGGGCCAGCAGGGCTTGGTGCCGCCATGGCCTGGCTGGCCACGTACTTGGAGAGTGTTGACCGTCCCTCCGCGCCTCCTCACAG AGCGGAGGTGGCCTCACGAGGGTCCCTGGGGGTCCCTGAGCAGCCGGCCCCCCCTTCAGCCGCAGGCTGGGCTGAGTTCCTGAATGCATCAGGGGGGGCACGGGGTGATGGGGGGGCCGTGGCCCTGCTGACCCTCAGTGACCAGGAGCAGCACGAGCTCTACGAGGCCGCGCGCCTTGTCCAGGGCGCTTTCCGCAAGTACCGG GGCCGGaggctgaaggagcagcaggagctggctgccGCCGTCATCCAGCGTTGCTACCGCAAATACAAACAG tTTGCCCTGTTCCAGCGGATGACGCAGGCCGCCATCCTGATCCAGAGCAAGTTCCGGAGCTACGCGGAGCAGAAGCGATTCCAGCGGCGCCGGCGCGCGGCTGTGCTCATCCAGCAGCGCTTCCGCAGCCTCCGCCAGCACCG GAGCACCTTCCTCACCCTCACGCAGGACCAGGCAGCCCGGAAAATCATGAGGTTCCTGCGGCGCTGCCGCCACCG GATGGAGGAGCTAAAGCAGAACAAGGAGGTGGACAGTTTACAGACGCGGGGCCTGGCCTCGTGA
- the CAMTA2 gene encoding calmodulin-binding transcription activator 2 isoform X1, whose translation MTSKDPPEVSERSHLKVFLPRKLVECLPKCPVLPKEQLRWNTNEEIASYLITFEKHDEWLSCSPKTRPQNGSVILYNRKKVKYRKDGYCWKKRKDGKTTREDHMKLKVQGVECLYGCYVHSSIVPTFHRRCYWLLQNPDIVLVHYLNVPAMEECGCPCAPQLCSPPLCAGAPPICAATADPREWLKWSQEELVAQLRPMFHGVKWGCGNGGAPPGLSLEQLVQHVLERHQARPPPRTHACLCARGLGTSRHKCGSTKHRIISPKVERGGAPGDPPKPAPSSPDTTQPSPGLGGGTVPPEGPRGAPPFPPAAGLPLLVVASLGGGAAPGGPEQPLGLTPSQHLVTPEGTCPTAPPPPAAFDPDCFLNSPRRGQTYGCEAEAPPGAPPPPSAAPSKLEEEEGEEEEEGKQGTVPQEPLCELSAAPLPQPPFPLPFPELLVGDTGVPPSPQEPPHTPHLPSSPTSPPSDPPVTITDFSPEWSYPEGGVKVLITGPWGDPGAYSCLFDRTSVPAALVQPGVLRCYCPPHEAGVAALRVACPPRLLSAAAPFEYRARGVARGPAGAQLDWLALDEAQFRLSILERLEQLETRLGAMPTPAPLLPPRGAPSETPPEQGPGSSFEARVVAICEAMMAQPGWLGTSLGTSRTSMLVHGVTFRGMTLLHLAAAQGYASLVEALRRWRALAVDSLELEQEIDPLNVDHFSCTPLMWACALGHREAAERLCRWDRRALAVPDTLGRLPLALARARGHLALVTRLEELQVSPVSPRCHLPGLRIPSPLSASPDTGLSTASSLSSPSGLSEGPGSVPLLPGPPGPSEDESWGVAVPPSPPEDALAPPSDTLQAEVVTLARQIIEATPERIKQEAPGGPPGVLGAAGGTLGTTGTPGPAGPAGLGAAMAWLATYLESVDRPSAPPHRAEVASRGSLGVPEQPAPPSAAGWAEFLNASGGARGDGGAVALLTLSDQEQHELYEAARLVQGAFRKYRGRRLKEQQELAAAVIQRCYRKYKQFALFQRMTQAAILIQSKFRSYAEQKRFQRRRRAAVLIQQRFRSLRQHRCDQGHWGTLGTRGTGNREVLTLPSIPPRSTFLTLTQDQAARKIMRFLRRCRHRMEELKQNKEVDSLQTRGLAS comes from the exons ATGACCAGCAAGGACCCCCCCGAGGTCTCTG AGAGGAGCCACCTGAAGGTTTTCCTGCCCCGGAAGCTGGTGGAATGTTTGCCCAAATGTCCAGTCCTCCCCAAGGAGCAGCTGCGCTGGAACACCAACGAG GAAATTGCCTCGTACCTCATCACCTTTGAAAAACACGACGAGTGGCTCTCGTGCTCCCCAAAAACCAG GCCACAGAACGGGTCGGTGATCCTGTACAACCGGAAGAAGGTCAAGTACCGCAAGGACGGATATTGCTGGAAAAAACGCAAGGATGGGAAGACGACGCGCGAGGACCACATGAAGCTGAAGGTGCAAGGGGTGGAG TGCCTCTACGGCTGCTACGTCCACTCCTCCATCGTCCCCACCTTCCACCGCCGCTGCTACTGGCTGCTGCAG AACCCCGACATCGTCCTGGTTCACTACCTGAACGTGCCGGCCATGGAGGAGTGTGGCTGCCCCTGCgccccccagctctgcagccccccCCTGTGCGCCGGGGCCCCCCCGATCTGCGCCGCCACCGCCGACCCCCGCGAGTGGCTCAAGTGgtcccaggaggagctggtggcCCAGCTGCGCCCCATGT TCCACGGGGTGAAGTGGGGCTGTGGGAATGGGGGAGCcccccctgggctgtccctggagcagctggtgcAGCACGTCCTGGAGCGGCACCAGGCCCGGCCGCCCCCCCGGACCCACGCCTGCCTCTGCGCCAGGGGGCTGG GCACGTCCCGCCACAAGTGCGGCAGCACCAAACACCGCATCATCTCCCCCAAAGTGGAGCGGGGGGGCGCGCCGGGGGACCCCCCCAAACCCGCCCCCTCCTCCCCTGACACcacccagccctccccaggccTGGGGGGGGGCACCGTACCCCCCGAGGGGCCCCGAGGAGCCCCCCCGTTTCCTCCCGCGGCAGGGCTCCCGCTCCTGGTGGTGGCCAGTTTGGGTGggggggcagcgccggggggGCCCGAGCAGCCGCTGGGCCTGACGCCCAGCCAGCACCTGGTGACCCCCGAGGGGACCTGTCCCACTGCACCGCCGCCCCCGGCTGCCTTCGACCCCGACTGCTTCCTCAACAGCCCCCGCCGCGGGCAGACCTACGGCTGCGAGGCCGAGGCCCCCCCCGGTGCGCCCCCCCCGCCCTCGGCCGCTCCCTccaaactggaggaggaggagggggaggaggaagaggagggaaaacaggGCACAGTTCCCCAGGAGCCCCTCTGTGAACTCAGCGCCgcccccctgccccagccccctttccccctccccttccctgagctgctggtAGGGGACACGGGGGTCCCACCGAGCCCGCAGGAGCCCCCCCACACTCCCCACCTGCCCTCTTCCCCCACGAGCCCCCCCAGCGACCCCCCCGTGACCATCACCGATTTCTCACCAGAGTGGTCGTACCCTGAG ggtGGGGTGAAGGTGCTGATCACAGGTCCCTGGGGGGACCCCGGTGCCTACTCCTGTCTCTTCGACCGCACCTCGGTTCCGGCCGCGCTGGTCCAGCCGGGCGTCCTGCGCTGCTACTGCCCCC CCCACGAGGCCGGAGTGGCTGCCCTGCGTGTGGCCTGTCCTCCCCGGCTGCTCTCGGCCGCGGCGCCGTTCGAGTACCGGGCACGGGGGGTGGCGCGGGGCCCCGCCGGGGCACAGCTGGACTGGCTGGCACTGGATG AGGCCCAGTTCCGTCTGTCCATCCTGGAGcgcctggagcagctggagacaCGTCTGGGGGCCATGCCCACCCCTGCACCCCTTCTGCCCCCACGGGGAGCCCCCTCCGAGACTCCCCCCGAGCAG GGGCCAGGGTCATCCTTTGAGGCACGGGTGGTGGCCATCTGTGAGGCCATGATGGCACAGCCGGGCTGGCTGGGGACCTCGCTGGGGACATCGAGGACCTCGATGCTGGTGCACGGGGTGACGTTCCGTGGCATGACGCTGCTGCACCTGGCGGCCGCCCAGGGCTATGCCAGCCTGGTGGAGGCTCTTCGGCGCTGGCG ggcgCTGGCAGTtgacagcctggagctggagcaggagatcGACCCTCTCAACGTGGACCATTTCTCCTGCACCCCCCTG ATGTGGGCATGTGCCCTGGGGCACCGGGAGGCGGCGGAGCGGCTGTGCCGCTGGGACCGGCGGGCGCTGGCCGTCCCCGACACCCTGGGGCGGCTGCCGTTGGCCCTGGCACGTGCCCGTGGCCATCTGGCCCTGGTCACCCGCCTcgaggagctgcaggtgtcACCGGTGTCACCGCGGTGTCACCTGCCTGGCCTGCGCATCCCCTCCCCGCTCTCTGCCAGTCCCGACACAG ggctgagcacagccagcagcctgtCGTCCCCATCGGGGCTCTCGGAGGGTCCTGGCTCCGTCCCGCTGCTCCCTGGCCCCCCTGGCCCCTCTGAGGATGAGAGCTGGGGGGTGGCAGTGCCCCCCAGCCCCCCTGAGGATGCCCTGGCCCCGCCCTCTGACACCCTGCAG GCCGAGGTGGTGACGCTGGCGCGACAGATCATCGAGGCAACCCCTGAACGCATCAAGCAGGAGGCACCGGGGGGGCCACCGGGGGtactgggagcagcaggggggACCCTGGGGACAACGGGGACACCGGGGCCGGCTGGGCCAGCAGGGCTTGGTGCCGCCATGGCCTGGCTGGCCACGTACTTGGAGAGTGTTGACCGTCCCTCCGCGCCTCCTCACAG AGCGGAGGTGGCCTCACGAGGGTCCCTGGGGGTCCCTGAGCAGCCGGCCCCCCCTTCAGCCGCAGGCTGGGCTGAGTTCCTGAATGCATCAGGGGGGGCACGGGGTGATGGGGGGGCCGTGGCCCTGCTGACCCTCAGTGACCAGGAGCAGCACGAGCTCTACGAGGCCGCGCGCCTTGTCCAGGGCGCTTTCCGCAAGTACCGG GGCCGGaggctgaaggagcagcaggagctggctgccGCCGTCATCCAGCGTTGCTACCGCAAATACAAACAG tTTGCCCTGTTCCAGCGGATGACGCAGGCCGCCATCCTGATCCAGAGCAAGTTCCGGAGCTACGCGGAGCAGAAGCGATTCCAGCGGCGCCGGCGCGCGGCTGTGCTCATCCAGCAGCGCTTCCGCAGCCTCCGCCAGCACCGGTGTGACCAGGGGCACTGGGGGACGCTGGGGACACGGGGTACTGGCAACAGAGAAGTCCTCACCCTCCCCTCCATTCCCCCCAGGAGCACCTTCCTCACCCTCACGCAGGACCAGGCAGCCCGGAAAATCATGAGGTTCCTGCGGCGCTGCCGCCACCG GATGGAGGAGCTAAAGCAGAACAAGGAGGTGGACAGTTTACAGACGCGGGGCCTGGCCTCGTGA
- the CAMTA2 gene encoding calmodulin-binding transcription activator 2 isoform X3, whose product MTSKDPPEVSERSHLKVFLPRKLVECLPKCPVLPKEQLRWNTNEEIASYLITFEKHDEWLSCSPKTRPQNGSVILYNRKKVKYRKDGYCWKKRKDGKTTREDHMKLKVQGVECLYGCYVHSSIVPTFHRRCYWLLQNPDIVLVHYLNVPAMEECGCPCAPQLCSPPLCAGAPPICAATADPREWLKWSQEELVAQLRPMFHGVKWGCGNGGAPPGLSLEQLVQHVLERHQARPPPRTHACLCARGLGTSRHKCGSTKHRIISPKVERGGAPGDPPKPAPSSPDTTQPSPGLGGGTVPPEGPRGAPPFPPAAGLPLLVVASLGGGAAPGGPEQPLGLTPSQHLVTPEGTCPTAPPPPAAFDPDCFLNSPRRGQTYGCEAEAPPGAPPPPSAAPSKLEEEEGEEEEEGKQGTVPQEPLCELSAAPLPQPPFPLPFPELLVGDTGVPPSPQEPPHTPHLPSSPTSPPSDPPVTITDFSPEWSYPEGGVKVLITGPWGDPGAYSCLFDRTSVPAALVQPGVLRCYCPPHEAGVAALRVACPPRLLSAAAPFEYRARGVARGPAGAQLDWLALDEAQFRLSILERLEQLETRLGAMPTPAPLLPPRGAPSETPPEQGPGSSFEARVVAICEAMMAQPGWLGTSLGTSRTSMLVHGVTFRGMTLLHLAAAQGYASLVEALRRWRALAVDSLELEQEIDPLNVDHFSCTPLMWACALGHREAAERLCRWDRRALAVPDTLGRLPLALARARGHLALVTRLEELQVSPVSPRCHLPGLRIPSPLSASPDTGLSTASSLSSPSGLSEGPGSVPLLPGPPGPSEDESWGVAVPPSPPEDALAPPSDTLQAEVVTLARQIIEATPERIKQEAPGGPPGVLGAAGGTLGTTGTPGPAGPAGLGAAMAWLATYLESVDRPSAPPHRAEVASRGSLGVPEQPAPPSAAGWAEFLNASGGARGDGGAVALLTLSDQEQHELYEAARLVQGAFRKYRGRRLKEQQELAAAVIQRCYRKYKQLTWIALKVTGSPRGVLGRHPDFQDCFEGSGCLGSRACGCGDCCLGILGWIWGASLCIPSVSPVLSVRTDDTGAGTAG is encoded by the exons ATGACCAGCAAGGACCCCCCCGAGGTCTCTG AGAGGAGCCACCTGAAGGTTTTCCTGCCCCGGAAGCTGGTGGAATGTTTGCCCAAATGTCCAGTCCTCCCCAAGGAGCAGCTGCGCTGGAACACCAACGAG GAAATTGCCTCGTACCTCATCACCTTTGAAAAACACGACGAGTGGCTCTCGTGCTCCCCAAAAACCAG GCCACAGAACGGGTCGGTGATCCTGTACAACCGGAAGAAGGTCAAGTACCGCAAGGACGGATATTGCTGGAAAAAACGCAAGGATGGGAAGACGACGCGCGAGGACCACATGAAGCTGAAGGTGCAAGGGGTGGAG TGCCTCTACGGCTGCTACGTCCACTCCTCCATCGTCCCCACCTTCCACCGCCGCTGCTACTGGCTGCTGCAG AACCCCGACATCGTCCTGGTTCACTACCTGAACGTGCCGGCCATGGAGGAGTGTGGCTGCCCCTGCgccccccagctctgcagccccccCCTGTGCGCCGGGGCCCCCCCGATCTGCGCCGCCACCGCCGACCCCCGCGAGTGGCTCAAGTGgtcccaggaggagctggtggcCCAGCTGCGCCCCATGT TCCACGGGGTGAAGTGGGGCTGTGGGAATGGGGGAGCcccccctgggctgtccctggagcagctggtgcAGCACGTCCTGGAGCGGCACCAGGCCCGGCCGCCCCCCCGGACCCACGCCTGCCTCTGCGCCAGGGGGCTGG GCACGTCCCGCCACAAGTGCGGCAGCACCAAACACCGCATCATCTCCCCCAAAGTGGAGCGGGGGGGCGCGCCGGGGGACCCCCCCAAACCCGCCCCCTCCTCCCCTGACACcacccagccctccccaggccTGGGGGGGGGCACCGTACCCCCCGAGGGGCCCCGAGGAGCCCCCCCGTTTCCTCCCGCGGCAGGGCTCCCGCTCCTGGTGGTGGCCAGTTTGGGTGggggggcagcgccggggggGCCCGAGCAGCCGCTGGGCCTGACGCCCAGCCAGCACCTGGTGACCCCCGAGGGGACCTGTCCCACTGCACCGCCGCCCCCGGCTGCCTTCGACCCCGACTGCTTCCTCAACAGCCCCCGCCGCGGGCAGACCTACGGCTGCGAGGCCGAGGCCCCCCCCGGTGCGCCCCCCCCGCCCTCGGCCGCTCCCTccaaactggaggaggaggagggggaggaggaagaggagggaaaacaggGCACAGTTCCCCAGGAGCCCCTCTGTGAACTCAGCGCCgcccccctgccccagccccctttccccctccccttccctgagctgctggtAGGGGACACGGGGGTCCCACCGAGCCCGCAGGAGCCCCCCCACACTCCCCACCTGCCCTCTTCCCCCACGAGCCCCCCCAGCGACCCCCCCGTGACCATCACCGATTTCTCACCAGAGTGGTCGTACCCTGAG ggtGGGGTGAAGGTGCTGATCACAGGTCCCTGGGGGGACCCCGGTGCCTACTCCTGTCTCTTCGACCGCACCTCGGTTCCGGCCGCGCTGGTCCAGCCGGGCGTCCTGCGCTGCTACTGCCCCC CCCACGAGGCCGGAGTGGCTGCCCTGCGTGTGGCCTGTCCTCCCCGGCTGCTCTCGGCCGCGGCGCCGTTCGAGTACCGGGCACGGGGGGTGGCGCGGGGCCCCGCCGGGGCACAGCTGGACTGGCTGGCACTGGATG AGGCCCAGTTCCGTCTGTCCATCCTGGAGcgcctggagcagctggagacaCGTCTGGGGGCCATGCCCACCCCTGCACCCCTTCTGCCCCCACGGGGAGCCCCCTCCGAGACTCCCCCCGAGCAG GGGCCAGGGTCATCCTTTGAGGCACGGGTGGTGGCCATCTGTGAGGCCATGATGGCACAGCCGGGCTGGCTGGGGACCTCGCTGGGGACATCGAGGACCTCGATGCTGGTGCACGGGGTGACGTTCCGTGGCATGACGCTGCTGCACCTGGCGGCCGCCCAGGGCTATGCCAGCCTGGTGGAGGCTCTTCGGCGCTGGCG ggcgCTGGCAGTtgacagcctggagctggagcaggagatcGACCCTCTCAACGTGGACCATTTCTCCTGCACCCCCCTG ATGTGGGCATGTGCCCTGGGGCACCGGGAGGCGGCGGAGCGGCTGTGCCGCTGGGACCGGCGGGCGCTGGCCGTCCCCGACACCCTGGGGCGGCTGCCGTTGGCCCTGGCACGTGCCCGTGGCCATCTGGCCCTGGTCACCCGCCTcgaggagctgcaggtgtcACCGGTGTCACCGCGGTGTCACCTGCCTGGCCTGCGCATCCCCTCCCCGCTCTCTGCCAGTCCCGACACAG ggctgagcacagccagcagcctgtCGTCCCCATCGGGGCTCTCGGAGGGTCCTGGCTCCGTCCCGCTGCTCCCTGGCCCCCCTGGCCCCTCTGAGGATGAGAGCTGGGGGGTGGCAGTGCCCCCCAGCCCCCCTGAGGATGCCCTGGCCCCGCCCTCTGACACCCTGCAG GCCGAGGTGGTGACGCTGGCGCGACAGATCATCGAGGCAACCCCTGAACGCATCAAGCAGGAGGCACCGGGGGGGCCACCGGGGGtactgggagcagcaggggggACCCTGGGGACAACGGGGACACCGGGGCCGGCTGGGCCAGCAGGGCTTGGTGCCGCCATGGCCTGGCTGGCCACGTACTTGGAGAGTGTTGACCGTCCCTCCGCGCCTCCTCACAG AGCGGAGGTGGCCTCACGAGGGTCCCTGGGGGTCCCTGAGCAGCCGGCCCCCCCTTCAGCCGCAGGCTGGGCTGAGTTCCTGAATGCATCAGGGGGGGCACGGGGTGATGGGGGGGCCGTGGCCCTGCTGACCCTCAGTGACCAGGAGCAGCACGAGCTCTACGAGGCCGCGCGCCTTGTCCAGGGCGCTTTCCGCAAGTACCGG GGCCGGaggctgaaggagcagcaggagctggctgccGCCGTCATCCAGCGTTGCTACCGCAAATACAAACAG CTGACCTGGATTGCTCTGAAGGTAACAGGGTCTCCCCGGGGAGTGTTGGGGAGGCATCCAGATTTTCAGGACTGTTTTGAGGGCTCTGGATGCCTGGGGTCCAGAGCATGTGGATGTGGGGATTGTTGCTTGGGGATattggggtggatttggggtgcCTCCCTCTGTATCCCCTCTGTCTCCCCAGTTCTGTCTGTTCGAACAGATGACACAGGTGCTGGGACAGCGGGGTGA